ACTCTGAATTCTATCACAGAGAGGggtttctctgctgtctgcagcctatatgcatgtgcatgtctGTTCAGCTgaggaataaatacataaaaacacatcacgAGGCAAAgtaaattaaaagttaaaaacatatgctgaaatgatgaataaaGCCCCACTTAAAattgtagtctgtaactattttgttttgttttttctaatgcAAATGTAACAAtttctattttgtattttctagCTTAGTCCACTTTATTCTCAAAAATACAGACTGCAGGCTTTAAGCACTGACCTCAGGCATACCACACACACAGGGCGTGAAAAGGTGGAAAGAATAGACCAAATGTTCTGCACCAGTGgttttgttgaagaaatgttaatgggAAGAGTCAGTCCTTCTACAGAATTTTctacctaaacaaactgaataaacaaactgaccttgaaggacaacacaatttcatacatgttacttttttttttttacatgtgttgaCCCTGACACCATTATAGCTTCAAACAGGGTTCTGGGAACTAgttttgagaacagcttgtttattcttaaaaaatctgagttttaaCTTCTATAAAACTAtatagtgtccctttaatgctgtttaaatgtAGCCTACACTACATAGAGCtattgaaaacaaatgttggCTGGTTGATTTTTTGAAAAACTTTTGAAAAGTGAATCAAAGTAAATCATCAACAGCTGTAGAACAGCACCAGTTCCAGTCTGAATATAGTATGCATTACCTGTACAGCTGAGATTTGTCTCTCCGATAGAGACGCAGTAGCAGAGAGTGAAAGGGAAGGCCTCTGACCCTCCAGCGAGCCTTAATGGTCCCGTCCTCCATGTGCTTGGTAAGCTTCAGCACCTCCATCTTAGGACTGGTGTAGTACCACACACATAGAAAGCGCCACAGGAAGAGAGTGAACTGGTACACTCCAAGACCTctacaacaacacacaaggaTAGTCAGATCACACGAGGAATGACACAGTGAGAGAGCTGCCTGTAATAATGCTTTGCCATTAGTCCAAGCTGATTCACCTGGTTTTGGTATTCAGGAGTCCATTGATGAATTCTACATCATTTGAGTACATGGTGTAATCATGGGTTTTCGTAAAGAAACTTGGAAGCTGCgaagtaaacacagaaaaagtaatGTGCTTACTTAACTGGACTTTCCAGAAACACTCCAGTCTGGTTTACCATTGCAAAGGAGTTCTAAGAACGGTCCTCATTTTAGTAACTAGCCAGCTGAAAGAAGGCAGAGCAGGACACAATCACAGTATAGAGTGTTGTTGCCGATCCAAGCTAGTTTTTGTAAAACATTACAGATTTTGTTAATCATCCCTGCTggtaaatatttgtttcataGGTGTGTAAAGgcaaggaaaacaaatgtggcAATAGGAATAGCTATATATGCTACATGCTTGTTGGTGTATTTCTGCTGCCTCTTTCTATTAGACATGAGTACTGCTGCACAATTTGTCAAATTTGCAAGGCATCAccagctttttttgtgaattacAGTGACAAAATGTACAATCGTACCTTGATCTCAAAACAAGTACCAGCTGTGCATGCATGTTGGCTGGTCTGCCAACCTGCATGCAGTTCTTTCGCAGTAAATCGGCCCTGCTGACCACTTACCCAGAACCAGTGTGCATTCTTACCTCTATCCTAAGTCTTTCGTACATCATGGCAAGTTTCTCTTCCCTTTCACTGTTTCCTTCAGTATGCGCCCCCTCCATTTTCTTTACATTGCTACACAGATAAGTCGGAGGTAGCAGAGGCAGCTCCACAGGCTTGTTGTAAAGTCCAATATCCAGCCTGGATTTCAGCCCGCTGTCAGGTACCGGCTCTGTGCCCGggcaatgaaaacaataaaactgtgaGCCATACATGAATGGTGCAGGACACCTCTCTGCTTCAAACAGGCTTCTGAAACAGCCATGTTCTCTTTTTACAGCATCAACATTGTTTTGGTTGAAGCTGTCAACGCTgatgtcatcctctctgcagccatCCACTGTCGTCAACGGAAAGGAGAACTCAGAGGACTTGAGAGCCTCCAGAGCGAGAAGCTCTCCAAGTTTATTGTGCCCAGATAGAGGGATCTCAAGCAGTGTGTGGAGGCCGTCCGACTCACCCTGTCGCACCAGCACACAAACGCTGAGTGACTCCACCCAGTCCCCCATGTAGTAACCACCTCTCTGAGACTGGCTGGCATGGTGGAATGGGTGGGACAGAGCTGGCTGTTTAAGGTTTTGATACCTTAAGCTGTTGGGAGGTGCCAGGGCCCATGATGCACTGGTCAGGGGACGTGTCTGGCAGATCCACTTCCAGTCAACAGCCTGAAGAAGTAATAAGGACTCAGTGAGATTATGAACAAACAAGGCTGTGCAAATACTGAGTTGATGTTGACATTTCCTCACATtagcagtctgacattttgagatttttttttttttacagataataATATATTTGTAAGCTATTACAATGTCAGATGAGACATTAATCTCTATGCATCCAGCACAGAGATACAGTAGGTTAAAGATGGTTAGGCTAGAATAGCACAGTAAGTAAAAGCAATCAAGCAATATGGAAGCTGTGACAATTTCATGCTAGTTCTTAACAGTCGGTAATACAAAcgtaaaaagaaagaaagaaaaaaaagaaagttttcaaCATATCACATTCATATGATGAGTTGtgttagcacctacattacatttgaaaaactgtaACACACGTGGGATTTCTACTTACTACAGTAGGGTTGAACTAAGAAACTGTAGGTTTCATAAAGTTGCTTCAAATACACTAATCAAATGTGATATGGCAGAGAAGCTCTTAAATTAAGCACTTTACCTGACTGAGACTCCAGCTCTGTTTTGTGATGGGTTGCCTTCTACCATGGCTGGAGACAAAACCCACCCAGAAGGCGATGCCCCCTCTGCTCACAGCCATTCACAACAGGGGCCAGAGTAACCCCGGTCACCAGCTGACCATCACCCAAAAATATGTGGGACAGCTCAAGTCACAGAGATCGTACCCTCAGCACCTCACGCTTTCCCAACTACAGCAGCAGGATCTACCCCAACAAACCTGAGACCACAGAAAGGACAGAACATGGCAACAGTGAGCACAAAAGAGTTTCCACCAGGACATCGATGAGCAGAGTGTTAAACTCAAGTGATTCCATTCAAGTGCTATCATAGGTCATATGACtataaatcagaatcagagtcagcatcagaaatactttattgatccctgaggggaAATTGCTTGcgttacagctgctcccattcaaagtcaaACATATGCAggtaaaaattaattaattaattaacaaatcaataaaataaaattataataataataataataataataagatgaaGAAGTAGTATATTAGtatataaaagcaagaaaaaaacaaaaatacaagaaatgtaCATTCTACTAGACTATATCCATATATCCAGAGTAATAAATAATACTACagttgaaaaacaacaaaaaataaatcagtatcACAATATTTAAGGCCCTATGGCAATAGACAATATAAACACCGCCATATTGTAAAATCTCCCCAAAAGCACTTCATTAATGCTCGGACATaatcaaacatcacaatatTTGTTACCAAATACACCCTACTTTGATATTGATgctgaaacattattttaaggATGATTCTTGGTGCTGTAAGCATTTTATTCCTATTAAAAGGCTTAAAAGATTTTAATGCCGTTtttgagctgtgtttttttgggtcAAAACAATGACCTCGTCAACAcccagcctgtctgtctgctctgcccaACGAGCTgagacacactgcagctgtgacagccaAAGTGTAGGTGTGTTTACTGGAGGGGCAACCACTGCTCACAatcaaaagcaaagaaaaaaaagcttgaagaGTAGGCAGAGAGCTgccttgaaaaaagaaagaaagaagttgtCAAAGTGTGGACATGTAGAGTGGAGGGACGGGCCAGCTAACTTCAAATCAGACAACAAGTTAGCTTAAATGAtgacagtgcagctttaagttcAGTAGTCACTCTCGTTTTAGGTCTGGTTTCTTCTTCATGCACACCCATGAAAAAATACCTGGCTCTTATTCATTTAAATGGCACCGTTGAGGCCATTAATCCTTTGTTCATataaaataatctgttttaAAAGGGGGGAAGGAATACCTCAGCAAATCAATAAACCAGAATTCATATGGGAAATGAAAGTGAATTCTAGTTGAAGCAACTGATGGATTTTGCCCTGCCTTGCTTCCACTGAGGGTTTTCGGAGACTTTGCCAGGAGCACATGACCAATTGCAGACCACAAGTTTATAATCAGACTCCCTGGTGACAGCTGAGACTGAATTAACCAGACATGAACATTCTACAAAATAATCATAGCACCGTGAAGTGAAATTAATCTCTACAGTAACTGTTGTAGTCTTTTAAGTAGAAATCTTCACAGGGAATACATCCAGGCAGATTTCAGCTCCTTTGGCATATGTGTCATCTTTTGGTAACTTGTGAAGGgcatgtctgttttttgacatctgacaaaatgaaaaataaatctaataTTAGCCACATAGTTAACAACTATCAAAATAACCTAAAGTCAGTCGCATAATGTATGAAAATTAATTTATATTCAAGGCATGTTAAGAGTCGTGAACGATTACAGTGTAAATGATTTTGGTGACAGGACGGGTACAAAGTATTATTACTATTTAGGTTTTTATAAAATTGCATTTCTACAGGAAGTCGATCGCCACTGTTTGACGTTAGAACATTAgctttttcatttattaaattGCCAATCACCATTTTAGGTTATACAGGAAACACTTGCATTGACGTTGGTATTGATCATTTATTTAGTAGCGTGTATGTGGACAGTACAAATAGCTGGGTCATTAGACTCAAGAAATATTCTCCTAAACGTTGACATTAAAGGACGTGCAAGTTAGCTGGTTAGCCGGCTGACTCCCGTGACAACCGATGATAGCTGCTAGCTTGCTAGGCTAACCAGCTACCAGCTAGTAGTGAGCTCTGCACCGGCTTTGCAAACGACCATCTTAATGTTACCTTTTACAGACGAAAACTTGCTGAAGTCAGTCTAGACGCAGTGGTTCTCTTGGTCAAGTTTTGTACAGCGGTCACAGATAGGTTAATGCTCGTCACAAGCTAGTAAGCATTAGTTGGCTAACTTACACAAATGTCATTACAGCCCAGTATGTCCTTGCCCAGCCAAACACGCCTCACGCAGTCCGTCGTAATGCTGCCTTCACTGCTGTGGGAAAGTGTGACACTAGCTATATGTACCTCAAAACGACCCGGCCGCTTACAGTCAGACTTAAGCATTACATTATTTATATGCTTTTTGATTAGCTTTGTAGCCTGTAATTCTGTATTATGACGTGACTGAATGCCGTTGTATGTCTTCCCTACATGATTAATGTAACGTTTAAGCTCATTGTTTTACACATATCTAACGagttcttttctttgttcttttgttttttagatgGCAATCAAGGAACGAGCAAATTGCAGCCTGGATATAAAACTTTATCATATCATAGCGAAACAGTGCACTTAAATATTTATTCGAAATCGTTTGAGATAAGAACTAAGCTATGCAATATCAGTATTAATCATTCAGTTGTGACTAGTGTGTGTTCATATGCCGTTTATATCTGGTAGCAGTACATGTCCATTATTTGCTTTTTGAGACCATTATTTTATAGGAATATGGTACAGGTTCTAATGAAAAATTGGGCTAAAGTCACACTTACGGAGTACTTCTGTGGTCCATGTGCCCCGTTGGGTAGCTTAACAGTCACTTTAAAAGCTATGACCTCAGGGGAAAGCTGAGGTTTATGTTTCTACCAGGGGCACATTAGTAAATTGTATTCTTTCAAAGGACATCCTACTGATAATGAGTGGAACCATTAAAGGAGATCTATATTTGTCCCAACAAGTGTAAGTTAAATCTTTGAAATTGGTCAGGATAAACCCCTCTGTTACTGACACTAATCTATCACTGTGATTCATcaataaatcaacttttttaattttccaccgTGAAATTCTGGTACTCTTTGGCCCacctcaaatgttttttcctgGTTTCCCTCCTGAGAAGTGGTTTAGAAACTGCTGCAAGACAGCCTTCTTCTCACAGGACAGCTGATGATTGAGCTCTTGTGTCCTTTATTTAGTCAATTCTGTATCTGTGATGAAGTTGCTTTTCTGTCTCTATGTGAACTAAGCTTGATGCATTGATCCTCTGATGGTTTGGTCACACTTTGGATACAATTGATCCAGTTTCTGTGTATTGGAGTTTCATGCACTGCCATTTTAGGAACCTTTGGCCACAATTTGCGATGACTTAATGCTGCAGCAGAATCGTGAgcccaaacacacctgaaagcaggagtctgtagttttgttaaagaaatgttaacGAGAAGATAAAGTGAGCTTTTTAAgcttttctagcttcaaacagtcttctgagaccttattttcctctgagaactgctagtttattcacttatgttaaaatgtaattgcctcattaatattgtaaatattaaaattctgtgAGTGTAAatatcttctccaaaactatgcAGTGACCCTTTAAAGCTTTGCAGGAAGTACTTGAAGACCAAAGAAGTTTTTTCACTGGGGGTTTCAGACTGTGTGTCTATTCCACCCCTTATTCATAATGGCCAATAGTCACTGCTCAGTCCAGACTAGAAACTTGTTTGATTCCATTTTGGTATACACTTCCACATTGACTCTGAAGAAAGtagtattttctttgtttgtctatTTATTTCAACTTTGTGTCCAGGAACTACCACAGCACAATGAGTACATCGTGCTACTGGatcttctgttctgtctgtaaAAAACCTGCACATAGTTAGTATACTGTACATTCCTTATATACATCATAAGATGTTTGGTTAGCCTCCAAGTCAGAATAGGACTGATGGGAAGAATCTGACGAACAGCACGGTGGAGCACACAGTTTACTCCAGGAGAGGGCAGTAATGCGAGAATAAGGATGGCAGCCGCCGTCATCCATcgataaagaagaagaatgaaactTTGTTGGTGACCCGGCATGTGCATCATCATCACGTCGTAAGGCCACAGGACATGTGTCTAGCTGATGTAAATCTTACTGGATAGAAAAAGGGCACGCTTTTAGCTACTTTATTTCCAGTACTTTGCAGTTAAAGCAGCGAAATGCCCaagaaagtgaaagaggaagcagagtGGGTGGGCGATGAAGTCGCGGCCCCTGCAGCAGGTAAGATAACGTTGATATTTAGTGAGAAGCTAGCCAGTAGCGTCACGGCTGGTTCAGTAGTAGCAGTCCGGAGAAGGTGTCATTTATGCCAAACTCCATTGAACATTTAGTATTTTCACACTTAAATTGCTTATTGGAAACGGCGTCTGTTTAAACGACTTTAGCTCATGAATGTCAAGCAGCTTCTGATCAATTCGGATTAACGTGGAATCATGCGAGGGCAGTCATTCCATTACATCCTCAACTTGTATAACTCAACTGAAATGCtcattagctagctaacgttagatACATTGGGCCTTTAACGCTAACGTCGGGGGAAATATAGTAACGTTAGATAAAATGCCACCCTGTCATGAGGAGGCGGACCAATAGCGTTAGATTAGCATCCGCCGCTAATTTAGATAACTGTTGCCAAACGAATGATTGCTTggaatgtagaaaaaaaaactattgacaaaacaaaatcatgtgaCATTGCTGTGACGTGATTTGAGAGTTAAGTTTGGTACAACGTTAACGATACAGTACGTGGACGGAGCCATTTGGCCGGCAGATGTGACTGTGACAGCATCAGTATAATGTTACAACGTGATTCGAAATGAAAGAGCGAGCGGCTCCATGTTTCTGTGAATTCAGGCGAGCGCGGCTCTCTGTCGGCTCATGAAGGTGATGCAATACTACTACTACAGGCACCGACGTGTTACCTGGAATAATGTGAAGTTTTCGTCTCAGTTTGAAAGCATAATAAGATGCTATTCGGACTCCAGCCATTACTGCATAGCTTTGACTGCCTGTAACTGAAACACTCAGATGAAGTGAAACAATAGCTAGGATGTTAAAAGGGCTGACTCTCATGTTTGAGGGCGTTCAAATCCCAACTGAGTGACCAATGAAGGACCACCATCTCACTGTACAAATGCTTCATTCTTTCCTCACAGATCATTCTTTGGAATGATATGCCCCAACAGCTTTCAGCCTTTGACTACTGCGAACTCATTTCACACCAAACATTATGAATAGTGATTGTATTGGGGTGTATATTACCATGTCCAATTAATTCTGTTTATTGAGAAACTATGCTATACAAGTCCCACACTGTTTATCTGTGGATTTCAAACAATCCTCCCAAACAACCATATCATGTCATATTACAATTCCATAGACAACGCCCAACCCTTAGTGAACCCATTTTATATTGAAAGGCATTGTCCCGATAATGTCTGTCTtctaaaagtagaagtactgacTCAGCTTCTTAATTCCAGTAAAAAGAAGTCAGTGTGCAGATCaatgatgtttttgtgaaattaaaaatcttttttttttcagcagataaaactgtgaaaaaggggaagaaagacaaaacagggAAGAAGAGTGTGAGTACGCAATGGCTTATAGTTTAGTTTCtaagtatttattttcttcacagctgatattttcatttcatctctctgacaaaatgtttgttgtgtcaTTGCTCTTTAGTTCTTTGAGGAACTCGCCACAGAAAGCATACCTGAAAAGGCAGATGAGGTGGCTGTGAAAGACACACGGGGAAAACAGGTAATCTTCGCTCTGAAGTAGTACTGTGACTAACACAATGACTGTGGTTTAACAGTCCAGAGAAGATACTGGATTTTTGCGGGTTGAAGCCAATATTTGTCCTATTTTCAAGTATTCATTTGCAAAACTAGATATTGATTGATACCACAGGTTTGGCCAAGACCTGCTGACTCATGTTATCCCCGAATGATTTGACAGTTCATTAATACACAAACGTAATTTCTAAGAGACAGATTGGGACTGAAGCAGGGACATAACTTTTCTCCATCACAATGCTTGCATTGCTTTTGAAGCGAAGGCTTATATGCACACTCTGGTAATCATAAATGTTATTGGAATCAACACTGAACAAAGCGAATAAAGTATCTGGCTGGACTTAAATGTGTAATCGGCCCCTGTGGAAAGCACTGAGAGAAGGATTGatactgcagcaggataatgagcccaaacacacatcaaagctTTGACAGAACTATTGGACGACctcttgtgacatcacaagaagcttTGTGGAACACTGTGAGATCATGCTGACATAACATGGGTCAGCAGGCCTGTGCAAAATCATGAATCCATGCAGCTCAAGTGCACACTATCATTAAAGCAAACGGGACACACCAGATATCAAGATATTTGGAAATTCATATATCTGTCATTGCGCAATATAGGCCAATATCCAGAGTATTAAACGCCCTTGACTGATAGgaattattttacttttcagcctcagaaaaagaagaaagaccGGCGGAAAGGAAAAGGTGGAGATGTagatgaggacgaggaggaggacgtcaTGCTGAAGCTGAAAAAGCTTTCTGTGCAAGCAAGTGATGAGGAAGATGAACCAGGTCTAATATTTCAAGCCTGATCCTcgcattttaatcatttttattctctAGAAGTTCAGTCATTTatctgtgttctgtctctccTTTCAACAGCCATCATCCCcagtaaaggaaaaaagaatAAGGTTTGTCATCAGACTATATTTACCTTTACCTCTACATTTCTGACCTTCAGCATATCGGAAAGTAAAGCATGTCTGCTGTCCTTAGGGTGGAAACATCTTTGCTGCTCTCAGCCAGGGCCAGAGCGATGATGAGGAcgaagatgaggaggatgattTAGATGAAGAAGATAAACCATCAATAAAGGTACAGTGCTGACTTTCAAGTAGCTTAaataccacaaaaaaaacagcattagtGTGTGGTGTTGACTGATCTCATCTCTGGATGTTGTACTTCTTAGAATGTAAATAATGCTACCTGCTGTATCTGCTGACCTAAAAAGTTGGAGTCAGTTTTTTCAGGAGCTTGTAGGTTCACATTAGTGTTTTATTGAAGTGAAGTTTGCATCGgtcacttgtttctgtcatttgcAGAAGTTCACCAAGAACCCACGTCTGTCCTGACCAGTAAAATTCCATTGTGTATTTacccacatttaaaaaaaaacaaaacaaaaagaacaacaaaaaaccctgcATATACACGCTGATCTttatgttgaataaaaaaacaaaacaaaaaaaaaactaagtacTTGAGAGGAACTTGAAATTAGTTGACTCAGATTAAATGTTTCCCCCCAGTGGAAATGCAGCTATTTCTGACCTCAGTCCAATGCAAAACTGCACAACATAACATGTGTTACACATACATTAACAGGTTGACTCTAAATAAAGTTTGGCTTACGAGGCTAGAAGTGTGCGGTGTGCATGCTCTAACTAACTGTTAGACTAACAGTCAGTTAGAGAACAGTTCTAGTTCTAGAGAACTGACCTACTAGGATTTAAGTTAAGATAGACAAAATGAGTGTGACAAATGGTCTGATACCTCTAAACTGGTGTTAATGGAAAGGCAGCATACCACACAACGATACTGAGCACCTTCCAGGTGTGAGCGTGGAACTGTGGAACTGTGGAACCTGGAAAACAGAGTATCACTCTCACTGAAACCTCcctgaattaataaataaagtttaaaaaagagtGATGATTTCCTAGAAGGAGCATGTGAGAAACTGAGTTGGCTCCTACGCAAAACATGTGAACCCTTCTGCCAGTTCTTCCAATACTAATGCATGTGGAATTCGCAGGCACAAATGTACGGCATGATAATCGTGAACTCTAAAAGCATCTTAATGTTCTCCTTTGAATCTGGTGCTTGTAGCGGCTACTTCTCTCCttcaacaaatgtttgaatCAACATTCTCTTAAACTTCTGGGTATTTTTCTACGTGTCTGTGCGTCTTTGATACAGGAGGTTAAGAAGGACAAGAAAAAGGACAAACCTATTCCCAAGAAGGCAAAGGTGGGTGCTGGAAAATCTAAGCCCGGCCATCTTTTCCCTGCTTTTAACTTCTCTTTTCAATCCACTCATTAACCCCATGGACAGATTGTGACTCTGGAACACAGATTGGTGTCACATATAGTAGTGTCTTTTTCAATTGACTTCTCATCCAGACTCTCATTTCCTGCTGGTGTCTGCCTGGCAGTTCACAtgtcttttccataactgaatcaGTCGGTCTGTAGACATTTCAAAGTTGCAGCAACTTGCTTCAAGTgatttgtgtgtatgcatttgtCAGGCTGTATCTTATGAGGAGGATGAGGTAGAGAAGGACGATGGTGACGAGAAaaccaaaaagaagaagaaagcagaaGCAAAGTCCAAGGTGGGTGCTTTCAAActctaaatgaatgaatcatgGTTATGTAAAGTCACTTTGttggacatttctctttattttattgagTGAATGACCTCTTCAGTTACTAGACTGTCAGACTGCCATCTCCCTGTTCCACGCCGCCGGCTCATCCATTCACATGGGTACGGTTTGCCAATGCTGTGCCCCTTATTTCATCTGGAGGCACATGACTGCCacagcaaaatttcacccctcgtcgcatctgagactttcacacaggaTGCAAAGAATTGGTGCAggatggttagggttagaacaGGAGTACATAAACACTATTtccaaaagtattcgctcatctgccttgacttgacttgatatgaacttaagtgacatcccattcttaatccatagggtttaataaGACGTCGGTCCGACCTTTGCAGccataacagcttcaactcttctgggaaggctttccacaaggtttgggagtgtgtttatgggaatttttgaccattcttccagaagtgcatttgtgaggtcacacactgatgttggacaggaaggcctggctctcagtctccgctctaattcatcccaaaggtgttctatcgggttgaggtcaggactttgTGCTGGCGAGTCAAgctcatccacaccaaactctctcatccatgtctttatggaccttgctttgtgcactggtgcacagtcatgttggaacaggaaggggtcATCCCCAAATTGgtcccacaaagttgggagcatggaattgtccaacatctcctGGTAAGCTGAaacattcagagttcctttcactgaaactaaggggccaagcctAGCTCCTGAAAACAACCCTGCACCAGACTCATCtatcagattgccagatggagtCCGGTGGCGAcatgctttacaccactgcatccgatactttgcattgcacttgcgGATGTATGACTTGGATGCAGCTGttcggccatggaaacccattccatgaaaCTCTCTACGCACGGTTCTTGAGCTAATATGAAGGCCAcgtgaagtttggaggtctgtagtgattgactctgcagaaagttggtgACCTCTACGCACAATGCGCCccagcatccgctgaccccaCCCCGTCATTTTACGTAGCCTGtcacttcgtggctgagtttTTGTCATTCCCAatcacttccactttgttatactaccactgacagttgactgtggaatatttaatA
This window of the Acanthopagrus latus isolate v.2019 chromosome 3, fAcaLat1.1, whole genome shotgun sequence genome carries:
- the c3h6orf136 gene encoding uncharacterized protein C6orf136 homolog, which produces MAVSRGGIAFWVGFVSSHGRRQPITKQSWSLSQAVDWKWICQTRPLTSASWALAPPNSLRYQNLKQPALSHPFHHASQSQRGGYYMGDWVESLSVCVLVRQGESDGLHTLLEIPLSGHNKLGELLALEALKSSEFSFPLTTVDGCREDDISVDSFNQNNVDAVKREHGCFRSLFEAERCPAPFMYGSQFYCFHCPGTEPVPDSGLKSRLDIGLYNKPVELPLLPPTYLCSNVKKMEGAHTEGNSEREEKLAMMYERLRIELPSFFTKTHDYTMYSNDVEFINGLLNTKTRGLGVYQFTLFLWRFLCVWYYTSPKMEVLKLTKHMEDGTIKARWRVRGLPFHSLLLRLYRRDKSQLYRSYDAFSTFYIGQDGLIHCHKVEKIMPALPPVLPRVTSLMAGALVALGLQEHRPALNLLPFLLSSLRQIRN